The proteins below are encoded in one region of Flavobacterium nackdongense:
- the rfbB gene encoding dTDP-glucose 4,6-dehydratase codes for MKKILITGGAGFIGSHVVRRFVQNYPDYQIFNLDALTYAGNLENISDIEKEPNYTFVKGDITDEAFIGQLFQEHQFDGVVHLAAESHVDRSIEDPMAFVKTNVIGTVNLLNAARKIWANATEGKRFYHVSTDEVYGSLGAEGLFTETTPYDPNSPYSASKASSDHFVRAYGETYCLPFVLTNCSNNYGPNHFPEKLIPLFINNIIHNKPLPVYGDGNYTRDWLFVIDHAAAIDLVFHQGKNHETYNIGGFNEWKNIDLVKVLCRIMDTKLGRTAGESEKLITYVKDRPGHDLRYAIDANKINKELGWEPSVTFEQGLEITIDWYLTHQEWLNNVTSGDYEKYYEKMYSPLAPKGGI; via the coding sequence ATGAAAAAAATATTGATTACCGGTGGTGCAGGGTTTATTGGGTCGCATGTGGTGCGTCGCTTTGTGCAAAACTATCCTGATTACCAAATTTTTAATTTGGATGCGCTTACGTATGCAGGGAATTTAGAAAATATTAGTGATATTGAAAAAGAGCCGAATTACACTTTTGTAAAAGGGGATATCACCGACGAGGCTTTTATTGGTCAATTGTTTCAAGAGCATCAGTTTGATGGTGTGGTGCATTTGGCGGCCGAATCCCATGTGGATCGTTCGATTGAAGATCCTATGGCTTTTGTAAAAACTAATGTAATTGGAACCGTCAATTTGCTTAATGCAGCACGCAAAATATGGGCGAATGCCACTGAGGGCAAGCGTTTTTATCATGTGAGTACCGATGAGGTTTATGGTTCGTTGGGTGCTGAGGGCTTGTTTACTGAAACGACTCCGTATGACCCAAATTCACCTTATTCGGCTTCGAAAGCGAGTTCGGATCATTTTGTGCGAGCTTATGGTGAAACCTATTGCTTGCCTTTTGTGTTGACCAATTGTTCGAATAATTATGGCCCCAATCATTTTCCCGAAAAATTAATTCCGTTATTTATTAATAATATCATTCATAATAAACCTTTGCCGGTGTATGGCGATGGTAATTATACTCGTGATTGGCTGTTTGTCATTGATCACGCAGCGGCTATTGATTTGGTTTTTCACCAAGGTAAAAATCACGAAACCTACAATATTGGTGGGTTTAACGAATGGAAGAACATCGATTTGGTCAAAGTCTTGTGTCGAATTATGGATACTAAACTCGGACGAACTGCTGGTGAATCGGAAAAATTGATTACTTATGTCAAAGACAGACCGGGTCATGATTTGCGCTATGCTATTGACGCTAACAAAATTAATAAGGAATTGGGTTGGGAACCCTCGGTTACTTTTGAGCAAGGATTAGAGATTACCATCGATTGGTATTTGACGCATCAGGAATGGCTGAACAATGTGACTTCTGGTGATTATGAGAAGTATTATGAGAAGATGTATAGCCCCCTAGCCCCCAAAGGGGGAATTTGA
- a CDS encoding glycosyltransferase, which produces MKILFLPKYNQQGPSSRYRIYQYLEFYKREGLEVTVSPLFGTRFFVNNKLIKICYTLYYYFRRFFKLLGVFQYDLVYIEYELFPYFPAVFEKLLRVTNGKYIVDYDDAIFHNYNKSKHNLIRVLLSNKIDSVIKNASYVITGSPYLTEYVSKLNTNYVEIPTSVSRNKYTSISDSEKNAIFTLGWIGSRTTSVNLLNLIPAFEELSKKIKFQLNLIGFDEGLSHQLSHLNVNFVKWNAETEIQEIKKFDVGIMPLENTPFNQGKCGFKLIQYMGCSLPTIATPLEANVKINRSGKNLHAITTEDWVDAFKEIHQNRDYYKAIGKENFNDFEKFYTVENNSETYVKIFKEVKYK; this is translated from the coding sequence ATGAAAATTTTATTTTTGCCTAAGTACAACCAGCAAGGTCCGAGTAGTAGGTATAGGATTTATCAATATTTAGAATTTTATAAACGAGAAGGGTTAGAAGTAACAGTGTCTCCTTTATTTGGGACGCGCTTTTTTGTCAATAATAAACTAATAAAAATTTGCTACACCCTGTATTATTATTTTCGTAGATTTTTCAAATTATTAGGAGTTTTTCAATACGACTTGGTATATATAGAATATGAATTATTTCCCTATTTTCCAGCTGTTTTTGAGAAGTTGTTAAGAGTTACAAATGGGAAATACATTGTTGATTATGATGATGCTATTTTTCATAATTACAACAAATCAAAACATAATTTAATCCGTGTATTACTTTCAAATAAAATTGATTCTGTCATAAAAAATGCGAGTTATGTAATTACAGGTAGTCCTTATTTAACTGAATATGTAAGTAAGTTGAATACCAATTATGTCGAAATTCCTACATCTGTAAGTAGGAATAAATATACTTCAATATCAGATTCGGAAAAGAATGCTATTTTTACTTTAGGCTGGATAGGTTCAAGAACTACAAGTGTCAATTTGCTGAACCTTATTCCAGCATTTGAAGAGTTGAGCAAAAAAATAAAGTTTCAGTTGAATTTGATAGGTTTTGATGAAGGTTTATCGCATCAGTTGAGTCATTTGAATGTTAATTTTGTAAAATGGAATGCTGAAACAGAAATTCAAGAAATAAAAAAATTTGATGTTGGTATTATGCCCTTAGAAAATACTCCTTTTAATCAAGGCAAGTGTGGGTTTAAATTAATACAATATATGGGATGTTCTCTGCCTACCATTGCCACACCGCTGGAGGCTAATGTTAAAATTAATAGAAGCGGTAAAAATCTTCACGCTATAACTACGGAAGATTGGGTTGATGCTTTTAAAGAAATACATCAAAATAGAGACTATTATAAAGCTATAGGTAAAGAAAATTTTAATGATTTTGAAAAATTTTATACAGTCGAAAACAATAGTGAAACCTATGTCAAAATCTTTAAAGAAGTAAAATATAAATAG
- a CDS encoding glycosyltransferase family 2 protein yields MKSILGVVITFNPNLELLKENINSFINSVNEVVIIDNGSMKIEGLLLLESSKIRVISNKSNIGIAAALNQAILYAQKSHFDYMLTMDQDSYFESSTLSNLLLGFKIKNAAIICPNIKDMNSNQFLTLTKEYTEIFTTITSGSLCKVDKLIEVGGFDSKMFIDYVDFELCLRLQKNGYKIFRCSESILCHHLGKSKIYNFLGIKIVGTNHSPIRRFYYARNKIYIYKKYFFIFPIYVLRDVLSFMKTILIILCFEKLKTKKIKMILKGIWKGTYL; encoded by the coding sequence ATGAAAAGTATATTAGGGGTAGTTATAACCTTTAACCCGAATTTAGAATTATTAAAGGAAAACATCAATTCTTTTATTAATTCCGTAAATGAAGTTGTCATTATTGACAATGGTTCAATGAAGATTGAAGGTTTACTTCTTTTAGAAAGCAGCAAAATAAGAGTTATCAGTAATAAATCAAATATTGGTATTGCAGCTGCTTTAAATCAGGCTATTTTATATGCTCAAAAAAGTCATTTTGATTATATGTTGACTATGGATCAAGATTCTTATTTTGAAAGCTCCACGCTTTCCAATTTGCTTTTAGGTTTCAAAATTAAAAATGCGGCCATAATTTGTCCAAATATTAAAGACATGAACAGTAATCAATTTTTGACATTGACTAAAGAATATACAGAAATATTTACCACCATAACATCAGGTAGTTTATGTAAAGTTGATAAGCTTATAGAGGTCGGTGGTTTTGATTCCAAAATGTTTATTGACTATGTAGACTTTGAATTGTGTTTGCGGCTCCAGAAAAATGGGTATAAAATTTTTCGCTGCAGCGAAAGCATATTGTGTCATCATCTAGGAAAGAGTAAAATCTATAATTTTCTTGGAATCAAAATAGTAGGTACAAATCATTCTCCTATAAGAAGATTTTATTATGCCAGAAATAAAATTTATATTTATAAAAAGTATTTTTTTATTTTTCCCATTTATGTACTTAGAGATGTTTTATCATTTATGAAAACTATATTAATTATTCTCTGTTTTGAAAAATTGAAAACAAAAAAAATTAAGATGATACTGAAGGGAATCTGGAAAGGCACTTATTTATAG
- a CDS encoding UpxY family transcription antiterminator — MNWYVVYTKPKWEKKVAERLNAIGVVAYCPLITKESQWSDRKKMVQVPLFNSYVFVQIEEKERNRIFEVVGAVRYLFWLGKPALVKDSEIEAIRSWLSVPETYEVAAEQWKKGDKIVLESGPFSSQSAVIQEVKKNHYVLILESLGCVLKVNKKEI; from the coding sequence ATGAATTGGTATGTAGTGTACACCAAACCCAAATGGGAGAAGAAGGTTGCGGAGCGGTTGAACGCCATTGGGGTTGTTGCTTATTGTCCGCTGATTACCAAAGAAAGTCAATGGTCGGACCGGAAAAAAATGGTTCAAGTCCCTTTGTTTAATTCTTATGTTTTTGTTCAGATTGAGGAGAAAGAGCGCAATCGCATTTTTGAAGTGGTCGGTGCGGTTCGTTATCTGTTTTGGTTGGGAAAACCTGCCCTTGTAAAGGATTCAGAAATTGAGGCTATTAGGTCTTGGCTTTCTGTTCCTGAAACTTATGAGGTGGCTGCTGAACAATGGAAAAAAGGGGATAAGATCGTATTGGAATCAGGTCCTTTTTCGAGTCAGTCGGCAGTAATACAAGAGGTCAAAAAGAATCATTATGTTTTGATTTTAGAATCTTTAGGTTGCGTGCTTAAAGTGAATAAAAAAGAGATTTAA
- a CDS encoding SLBB domain-containing protein codes for MRKIVTVFILVFVLFQTGTLRAQDLLKGTDLSTLKVDYMSDGDIAKIKSQLQSNNTTIEQVEPLALAKGMSAAEFDKLKVRLSATSMVSSTAASNGNVLNEIKGAQGRQQERVVNNKVKDTMNSLVFGSELFDTPDLNFEPNLKLATPVNYVLGPGDELQISVYGVQEYSATIPVSTEGKVNIQYVGQIPVSGMTIEAATQKIRGAISRVYSTVASGQSQVGISLSRIRTIKVTIIGSKQPGNYSISSLATVYNALFLGGGPGKNGSYRNIELLRNNKLYKKIDIYNFLVNGNQADNVGLKDNDVIRIPAYTQRVTVEGQVKRPGIFEMKSGETFKDLLAFASGFNEFAYTASVNVLQKTSKDFKVKDIKSSEFGSYKPLSGDVFRVSKILNRFENRISINGAVFRPNTYSFYEGMRISDLINQADGLKEDAYTSRATIVRTKADLTTEVTNVNLDRALSGEVEADIYLRKEDVVTVYSILDFKEDYKITIDGEIKKPGVYEFHDNLTLNDLLVQAGGLTGSASKRVEIARMIKSDENNDANPSRVQLFNLEIASGNNEQIKNFILAPFDVVNIRRMAVYEKPEMVTVSGAVNYTGKYVLANKKEKIYDVIQRAGGLTSVANVDGVKIKRPIQAKQIEELENVNLNLGKKDSIQNKLTKKLKEDLKYATIPVDWRKIVKDPSDKTNVTLFPGDEIEVSIYNESVKVSGSVLLTSEIPYSRGKGFSYYLGAVGGTDAKGWKNKAYIIYPNGRAAVSSSFFFIRSYPKVLPGSQIVVPEKPETKKMSTGEWVSIGSVITSLALLIVTAFK; via the coding sequence ATGAGAAAAATAGTTACTGTCTTTATATTAGTTTTTGTTCTTTTTCAAACGGGTACCTTGCGGGCTCAGGATTTGCTGAAGGGAACCGATTTGAGTACTTTAAAAGTCGATTATATGTCCGATGGTGATATTGCCAAAATAAAAAGTCAATTGCAGAGCAATAATACTACTATTGAGCAAGTAGAGCCTTTAGCCTTGGCCAAAGGGATGTCGGCGGCAGAGTTTGATAAATTAAAAGTTCGATTGAGTGCTACGAGCATGGTGTCATCTACGGCTGCGTCGAATGGAAATGTTTTAAATGAAATCAAGGGAGCACAAGGTCGTCAACAAGAAAGAGTGGTCAATAATAAGGTGAAAGACACTATGAATTCCTTGGTTTTTGGCTCGGAATTGTTTGATACTCCGGATTTGAATTTTGAACCTAATTTGAAATTGGCTACGCCAGTTAACTATGTTTTAGGGCCAGGTGATGAATTGCAAATCAGTGTTTATGGTGTTCAAGAATACAGTGCTACTATTCCGGTTAGTACTGAAGGGAAAGTCAACATTCAGTATGTGGGACAAATTCCAGTATCGGGAATGACCATTGAGGCGGCGACTCAAAAAATCAGAGGAGCTATATCCAGGGTATACAGTACTGTGGCTTCGGGTCAATCGCAGGTGGGTATTAGTTTGAGTCGCATTCGAACCATCAAAGTAACGATTATAGGTAGTAAACAGCCGGGAAATTATTCTATTTCGTCATTGGCGACCGTTTATAATGCGTTGTTTTTGGGTGGAGGTCCTGGAAAAAACGGGAGTTACAGGAATATTGAACTTTTAAGAAATAACAAGCTATACAAGAAAATTGATATTTATAATTTTTTGGTCAATGGCAATCAGGCGGATAATGTGGGGTTGAAAGACAATGATGTGATTCGGATTCCTGCTTATACCCAAAGAGTTACTGTAGAGGGGCAAGTGAAACGTCCGGGTATTTTCGAGATGAAATCGGGTGAGACTTTCAAAGATTTATTGGCGTTTGCTTCTGGTTTTAATGAGTTTGCTTATACCGCCTCTGTGAATGTATTGCAGAAAACATCCAAAGATTTTAAAGTAAAAGACATCAAATCTTCAGAATTTGGCAGCTACAAACCACTTTCGGGCGATGTTTTTCGGGTTTCGAAAATTTTAAATCGTTTTGAGAATCGGATTTCCATCAATGGAGCTGTTTTCAGGCCCAATACCTATTCTTTTTATGAAGGAATGCGTATTTCTGATTTGATCAATCAAGCGGATGGATTAAAGGAAGATGCTTACACAAGTAGAGCGACTATAGTTCGCACCAAAGCCGATTTGACTACCGAAGTGACCAATGTCAATTTGGATCGTGCCTTGTCAGGCGAAGTTGAGGCTGATATTTATTTGCGTAAAGAGGATGTGGTGACTGTTTATTCAATTTTAGATTTCAAAGAAGACTATAAAATAACGATTGATGGCGAGATCAAAAAACCGGGGGTTTATGAGTTTCACGACAATCTGACCTTGAACGATTTGTTGGTTCAAGCCGGCGGATTAACCGGTTCAGCTTCGAAAAGAGTTGAGATTGCCCGCATGATCAAGTCTGACGAAAATAATGATGCCAACCCGAGCCGAGTGCAATTGTTTAATTTGGAGATTGCCTCAGGAAATAATGAGCAAATCAAGAATTTTATTTTAGCACCTTTTGATGTTGTGAACATACGCCGAATGGCCGTCTATGAAAAGCCGGAAATGGTAACCGTAAGCGGAGCAGTAAATTATACCGGGAAATATGTTTTAGCCAATAAGAAGGAAAAAATATATGATGTGATTCAGCGCGCTGGAGGTTTGACCTCGGTAGCGAATGTGGATGGAGTAAAAATCAAGAGACCCATTCAAGCTAAGCAAATAGAAGAATTGGAAAACGTGAATTTGAATTTAGGGAAGAAAGATTCCATTCAAAACAAATTGACTAAAAAGTTGAAAGAGGATTTGAAGTATGCTACGATTCCTGTTGATTGGCGAAAAATTGTAAAAGACCCTTCTGATAAAACGAATGTTACCTTGTTTCCCGGTGATGAAATCGAAGTTTCGATTTACAATGAGAGTGTAAAAGTATCGGGTAGTGTGCTCTTGACTTCTGAGATCCCTTACAGCAGAGGAAAAGGATTTAGTTATTATTTGGGAGCAGTAGGTGGTACTGATGCCAAAGGCTGGAAGAATAAAGCGTATATTATTTACCCAAATGGAAGGGCAGCCGTTTCGAGTTCTTTCTTTTTTATCCGTTCGTATCCAAAGGTTTTACCCGGTTCACAGATTGTAGTTCCTGAGAAACCAGAGACCAAAAAGATGAGTACAGGAGAATGGGTTAGCATTGGTAGTGTGATTACGAGTTTAGCTTTATTAATTGTAACTGCCTTTAAATAA
- a CDS encoding nucleotide sugar dehydrogenase, which yields MNTDIKIAVIGLGYVGLPLARLFATHYSVVGFDINQERIDALQQGVDNTLEIDSDSLKQVLVASATSNNGLYCTSTLSEIADCNYYIVTVPTPVDKNNRPDLTPLYKSSETVGKVLKKGDIVIYESTVYPGVTEEECVPVLEKISGLTFNVDFFAGYSPERINPGDKEHTVDKILKVTSGSTPEIGQKVNQLYQSVITAGTHLAPSIKVAEAAKVIENSQRDINIAFVNELAKIFNILEIDTQAVLEAAGTKWNFLPFKPGLVGGHCIGVDPYYLAQKAQENGYHPEIILAGRRLNDSMGDYVASQVVKLMIKKGITINGASLLMLGITFKENCPDVRNTKIVDVIKALEDYGISVSIYDPWANPAEVLHEYGLTTAINSPKSTFDAVVLGVAHQEFLTLNLAALRNKNSVVYDVKGVLGAQADGKL from the coding sequence TTGAATACTGATATAAAAATAGCCGTAATCGGTTTGGGATATGTAGGTTTGCCACTGGCACGATTGTTTGCTACGCACTATTCAGTGGTGGGATTTGATATTAATCAGGAGCGAATAGATGCCTTGCAGCAAGGTGTCGACAATACCCTCGAGATTGATTCCGATAGTTTAAAGCAAGTACTTGTAGCTAGTGCTACGAGCAATAATGGATTGTATTGCACTTCTACTTTGTCTGAAATTGCAGATTGTAATTATTATATCGTTACGGTTCCAACCCCTGTGGACAAAAATAACCGACCTGATTTAACCCCTTTGTACAAGTCCAGCGAAACGGTTGGTAAAGTACTGAAAAAAGGTGACATCGTTATTTATGAATCGACCGTTTATCCGGGAGTGACTGAGGAGGAATGTGTGCCTGTTTTAGAAAAAATTTCAGGTTTAACTTTTAATGTTGATTTTTTTGCAGGCTATTCGCCGGAGCGCATCAATCCTGGAGACAAAGAGCATACAGTGGATAAAATACTGAAAGTCACTTCAGGTTCTACCCCAGAAATTGGTCAGAAGGTCAATCAATTGTACCAGTCGGTAATCACGGCTGGAACGCATTTGGCGCCCTCGATAAAAGTGGCCGAAGCGGCTAAGGTCATCGAAAATTCGCAACGCGATATCAATATTGCTTTTGTCAATGAGTTGGCTAAAATCTTTAATATTCTAGAAATTGATACTCAGGCTGTTTTGGAAGCGGCAGGCACTAAGTGGAATTTTCTGCCTTTCAAACCTGGCTTAGTTGGCGGACATTGCATCGGTGTTGACCCCTATTATTTGGCACAAAAAGCACAGGAAAATGGCTATCATCCTGAAATAATTTTAGCAGGGCGCCGTTTGAATGACAGTATGGGAGATTATGTCGCTTCGCAGGTAGTGAAGTTGATGATCAAGAAAGGGATTACGATTAATGGCGCGAGTTTGTTGATGCTAGGAATTACTTTTAAAGAGAATTGCCCTGATGTTCGGAACACTAAAATTGTAGATGTGATCAAGGCATTGGAAGATTACGGTATCTCTGTCAGTATTTATGATCCTTGGGCTAATCCCGCCGAGGTTTTGCACGAATATGGACTGACTACAGCTATTAATTCCCCAAAATCGACTTTTGATGCTGTGGTTTTGGGTGTGGCACATCAGGAGTTTTTGACGCTAAACCTTGCTGCTTTACGCAATAAAAACAGTGTGGTTTACGATGTGAAAGGCGTTTTGGGAGCTCAGGCCGATGGGAAATTGTAG
- a CDS encoding Wzz/FepE/Etk N-terminal domain-containing protein, protein MTTKEPIVKDEISLKELIEKGKEWYDYFLSQWKIIVIAGFIGAVLGLGYSFIKKPVYTAKLTFALESEKSSGGLGGVLGLASSFGFDIGGGGGGIFEGSNLNELFKSRTMVEQTLMKPVVYNGKTISYAEMYIQIKKWRKNWIKKPKLAKIEFAPNTKRKYFTRVHDSILGQIYGDLSKNCLTVAQKDKKVNIITMEFSSGNEQFAKDFCEALAREVGLFYVSTKSKKARANMEILVRQTDSIRGELNNAITGVATANDNTFNLNPALNIRRVPSSKKQVDVQANAAILTELVKQTELAKVTVRRETPLIQVLDRPIYPLQKERLSKAKGIMVGGFLVELLLIIVLMVKKMFL, encoded by the coding sequence ATGACAACAAAAGAACCGATAGTCAAAGATGAAATTTCGTTAAAAGAGCTTATAGAAAAGGGAAAGGAGTGGTATGACTATTTTCTATCGCAATGGAAGATTATTGTGATAGCTGGGTTTATTGGAGCTGTTCTCGGTTTGGGCTATTCATTTATTAAAAAACCTGTGTATACGGCTAAATTGACATTTGCATTAGAAAGTGAAAAGTCGAGTGGAGGACTAGGGGGAGTATTGGGATTAGCTAGTTCTTTTGGATTTGATATTGGTGGCGGTGGCGGAGGTATTTTTGAAGGTTCCAATTTGAATGAGTTATTTAAGTCGCGTACCATGGTGGAACAGACCTTAATGAAGCCCGTTGTATACAATGGAAAGACCATTTCGTACGCAGAAATGTATATTCAAATTAAAAAATGGAGAAAGAACTGGATAAAGAAACCGAAATTAGCCAAAATTGAATTTGCACCAAATACCAAGAGAAAATATTTTACTAGAGTACATGACAGTATCTTGGGGCAAATTTATGGTGATTTGTCGAAAAACTGTTTGACTGTTGCTCAAAAAGATAAAAAGGTAAATATTATTACTATGGAGTTTTCTTCTGGGAATGAACAATTCGCAAAAGATTTTTGCGAAGCCTTAGCACGAGAAGTTGGTTTGTTCTATGTTTCCACTAAAAGTAAAAAGGCAAGAGCTAATATGGAAATTTTGGTCAGACAAACCGATTCTATACGTGGCGAGTTGAATAATGCCATTACTGGCGTGGCAACAGCGAACGACAATACATTTAATTTAAATCCAGCACTTAATATAAGAAGAGTACCATCGTCAAAAAAGCAAGTCGATGTTCAGGCCAATGCCGCCATCCTTACAGAATTAGTAAAACAAACTGAGTTGGCCAAAGTTACCGTTCGTAGGGAAACGCCATTGATACAGGTTTTAGACCGCCCCATTTATCCGTTGCAAAAGGAGAGACTAAGCAAGGCGAAAGGCATCATGGTTGGAGGATTTTTAGTTGAGTTACTATTGATCATTGTATTGATGGTCAAGAAAATGTTTTTATAA
- a CDS encoding oligosaccharide flippase family protein — MFKSHQLFINNFSIYFLGLLSSGLISFITIPLIVKYYGVDGYGSFSLVQNVILVLISFGGGWLNQCVLRFNNYSTHFKFSIFQLFFITFFPISLLCFGILTLMDVGILIATMGTVTMFLGSLVALSIVFYQSKFNARKSFYFDFVRIVVFVLMVLSFHFVLGELSSLLRLILSLFISYLLSFFFLLRIDFRFFKISIDLFIKKINRDYFASLFKQHHYLFQYGWPLALWFTISSLLNVSDRYIIGYYLTEKDLGTYSAIYDLLYKGITLLYAPILVAGFPIMTQKYNSGNKSDALRFLKKLIFFETIIFIVLLVAAYFLKSFFIIKIVGIAATEQSVDLVLPIVCGAFIWQLAMLVHKPLEFELKTKTMLLFSAVALAVNLVLNIVFIPVYGIVFASYSTVLCALVYLLLTVFFIGFLNKKELCGT, encoded by the coding sequence ATGTTTAAATCACATCAATTATTTATCAATAATTTTTCTATTTATTTTTTAGGATTACTCTCGAGTGGTTTGATTAGTTTTATTACTATACCTTTAATTGTAAAATATTACGGAGTTGATGGTTATGGGAGTTTTTCATTAGTTCAGAATGTTATATTAGTATTAATTTCATTTGGCGGAGGTTGGCTTAATCAATGTGTTTTGAGGTTTAATAATTACAGTACACATTTTAAGTTTTCTATTTTTCAATTGTTTTTTATTACTTTTTTTCCAATAAGTTTGTTGTGTTTTGGGATTTTGACTCTTATGGATGTTGGAATTCTAATTGCGACAATGGGCACAGTCACAATGTTTTTAGGCAGTTTAGTGGCGTTATCAATTGTTTTTTACCAATCAAAATTTAATGCCCGAAAATCATTTTATTTTGATTTTGTTAGAATAGTGGTTTTTGTACTAATGGTACTCAGTTTTCACTTTGTATTAGGTGAATTGTCAAGTTTGTTAAGGCTAATTCTTAGCCTTTTTATTAGCTATTTACTATCTTTTTTTTTTCTTCTTCGAATAGATTTTAGATTTTTTAAAATATCGATCGATTTATTTATAAAAAAAATCAATAGGGATTATTTTGCCTCACTTTTTAAGCAGCATCATTATTTGTTTCAGTATGGTTGGCCTTTAGCTTTATGGTTTACTATTTCCTCACTTTTAAATGTTTCGGATAGATATATTATAGGTTATTATTTGACAGAAAAGGATTTAGGTACTTATTCTGCGATTTATGATTTATTATATAAAGGCATAACCCTTCTATATGCCCCAATTTTGGTCGCTGGGTTCCCTATTATGACTCAAAAGTATAATTCAGGTAATAAAAGCGATGCTTTACGGTTTTTGAAAAAATTGATTTTTTTTGAAACTATAATTTTCATTGTCCTACTCGTAGCGGCTTATTTTTTGAAATCGTTTTTTATTATAAAAATTGTAGGTATTGCGGCTACGGAGCAGTCAGTTGACTTGGTATTACCAATTGTATGTGGCGCATTCATTTGGCAACTAGCCATGCTAGTGCATAAACCGCTCGAGTTTGAATTGAAAACGAAAACAATGCTTTTATTTAGTGCGGTAGCTCTAGCGGTTAATTTGGTCTTGAATATTGTTTTTATCCCTGTTTATGGAATTGTATTTGCATCCTATTCCACTGTACTATGCGCTTTGGTTTATTTGCTGCTCACTGTGTTTTTTATTGGATTTTTAAATAAGAAGGAATTATGTGGTACATAG
- a CDS encoding O-antigen polymerase, translating into MWYIVFLFIIGLNVLFNYSINKTIGYPPFLFSLVWFIVIFFHFLCHTFDLVTIFELSFKALAIYTLGVVLFTLGGLAIKLKCKFEYVDSTESEIFLVRKNIDVVLILISLIFLPFFIMSSYRLAIEYMIYDSLFAGLRNSSVQEQDVGFSKYGINFSYVSFFLQSYRYVRNRENKFKVFLSAFILLIYCILSTGRTFFILYICLFFGVLIVFNKLKRKYLIYGILSIIILFATIGILLNKGGSTENSLIENISGVLESFMVYFIGSLSAFDSFLNSNYTYTYGQNSFRFIYSMLYKIGVVEQKPIDLVDQYASIPFDTNVYTIYKIYFQDFGLLFMMIVIFSMALLHTFFYLKAINDRKFINTFLYSIMLYPLFMSFFQEQYLSLLPTWIYLISIVMVFKNFLTIR; encoded by the coding sequence ATGTGGTACATAGTTTTTTTATTTATTATTGGACTCAATGTATTGTTTAATTATTCCATTAACAAAACTATTGGGTATCCCCCTTTCTTGTTTAGTCTGGTATGGTTTATTGTTATTTTTTTTCATTTCTTATGCCACACTTTTGATTTGGTGACCATATTTGAATTGTCCTTTAAGGCCTTGGCCATTTACACTTTAGGTGTTGTATTGTTTACTTTAGGTGGTTTGGCGATTAAATTGAAATGTAAGTTTGAATATGTTGATTCTACGGAAAGCGAGATATTTTTAGTAAGAAAAAATATTGATGTTGTTTTAATTCTAATTTCGTTAATATTTTTGCCTTTTTTTATAATGAGCAGTTACCGCCTAGCTATCGAGTATATGATTTATGATAGTTTATTTGCTGGTCTGCGAAATTCTTCTGTACAAGAGCAGGATGTCGGATTTTCAAAGTATGGAATAAATTTTTCCTATGTAAGTTTTTTTTTGCAAAGCTATCGTTATGTTCGAAATAGAGAAAATAAATTTAAAGTTTTTCTTTCTGCTTTTATATTGTTGATTTATTGTATTCTGTCTACAGGTAGAACTTTTTTTATTCTTTATATCTGTTTATTTTTTGGGGTACTTATAGTATTCAATAAATTAAAAAGGAAGTATTTAATTTATGGTATATTGAGCATCATCATCTTATTTGCAACAATTGGTATTTTACTTAATAAAGGTGGATCCACTGAAAATAGTTTAATAGAAAACATATCAGGTGTATTAGAAAGTTTTATGGTCTACTTTATTGGAAGTTTAAGCGCTTTTGACTCGTTTCTTAATTCTAATTATACCTACACTTATGGGCAAAATTCCTTTCGGTTTATTTATAGTATGTTATATAAAATTGGTGTGGTCGAACAAAAACCAATTGATCTTGTAGATCAATATGCTTCAATCCCTTTTGACACTAATGTTTATACTATTTATAAAATCTATTTTCAAGATTTTGGTCTTTTATTTATGATGATTGTTATTTTTAGTATGGCTCTTTTGCATACCTTTTTTTATCTAAAAGCAATTAACGACCGCAAGTTTATAAATACGTTTCTATATTCCATAATGCTGTATCCCTTATTTATGTCTTTCTTTCAAGAACAATATTTGTCCTTATTGCCAACTTGGATTTATCTAATTTCTATTGTTATGGTTTTTAAAAATTTTTTAACCATAAGATGA